In a genomic window of Gossypium arboreum isolate Shixiya-1 chromosome 9, ASM2569848v2, whole genome shotgun sequence:
- the LOC108454333 gene encoding asparagine synthetase [glutamine-hydrolyzing] 1-like isoform X2, producing MCGILAVLGCSDDSQAKRVRVLELSRRLKHRGPDWSGLYQHGDCYLAHQRLAIIDPASGDQPLFNEDKSVVVTVNGEIYNHEELRKKLANHKFRTGSDCDVIAHLYGEDFVDMLDGIFSFVLLDTRDNSFIVARDAIGVTSLYIGWGLDGSVWISSELKGLNDDCEHFESFPPGHLYSSKSGGFRRWYNPPWFSEAIPSVPYDPLVLRRAFENAVTKRLMTDVPFGVLLSGGLDSSLVASITARYLAGTKAAKHWGAQLHSFCVGLEGSPDLKAAREVADYLGTVHHEFHFTVQDGIDAIEDVIYHIETYDVTTIRASTPMFLMSRKIKSLGVKMVISGEGSDEIFGGYLYFHKAPNKDEFHRETCRKIKALHQYDCLRANKATSAWGLEARVPFLDKEFINVAMSIDPEAKMIKNDEGRIEKWVLRRAFDEEEHPYLPKHILYRQKEQFSDGVGYSWIDGLKAHTARHVTDKMMSNASFIFPHNTPTTKEAYYYRMIFERFFPQNSARLTVPGGASVACSTAKAVEWDAAWKNNLDPSGRAALGVHLSAYDAETPLSNKPSKVIDSIPRMMDFPGVAIQS from the exons ATGTGTGGGATTTTAGCTGTTTTGGGTTGTTCTGATGATTCTCAGGCAAAAAGGGTTCGAGTGCTGGAACTTTCCCGCAG GCTGAAGCACCGTGGTCCTGACTGGAGTGGCCTCTACCAACATGGAGACTGTTATTTGGCCCATCAACGCCTTGCCATCATTGATCCTGCTTCTGGTGACCAACCTCTCTTTAATGAAGACAAGTCTGTTGTTGTCACT GTGAATGGAGAGATTTACAACCATGAAGAACTGAGGAAGAAGTTGGCCAACCACAAGTTCAGGACTGGCAGTGACTGTGATGTTATTGCCCATCTG TATGGTGAAGACTTTGTGGATATGTTGGATGGAATCTTCTCATTTGTGCTGCTGGATACCCGTGACAACAGCTTCATCGTTGCACGCGATGCTATCGGTGTCACCTCCCTCTATATTGGTTGGGGACTTGATG GTTCGGTTTGGATATCATCGGAATTGAAAGGGTTGAATGATGACTGTGAACACTTTGAAAGCTTTCCCCCTGGCCACTTGTACTCTAGCAAATCAGGAGGATTTAGAAGGTGGTACAATCCACCTTGGTTCTCTGAGGCCATTCCATCGGTTCCATATGATCCCCTAGTACTTAGACGTGCCTTTGAAAAT GCGGTGACCAAAAGACTGATGACTGATGTGCCTTTCGGAGTTTTGCTATCTGGAGGACTTGATTCATCATTGGTTGCTTCTATCACTGCTCGGTATTTGGCTGGTACCAAGGCTGCCAAACATTGGGGAGCTCAGCTCCATTCTTTCTGCGTTGGCCTAGAG GGTTCACCAGATTTGAAGGCAGCAAGGGAGGTTGCAGACTATCTGGGAACTGTccatcatgaatttcattttactgTTCAA GATGGAATCGATGCCATTGAAGATGTCATCTACCACATCGAAACATATGATGTCACCACGATCAGGGCAAGCACTCCTATGTTCCTGATGTCAAGAAAGATCAAGTCACTAGGTGTGAAGATGGTTATTTCTGGTGAAGGCTCCGATGAGATATTTGGTGGATACCTGTACTTCCACAAGGCACCAAATAAGGATGAATTCCACCGGGAGACATGCCGCAAG ATCAAGGCGCTTCACCAATATGATTGCCTGAGAGCTAACAAAGCAACATCCGCATGGGGATTAGAGGCACGAGTCCCCTTCTTAGACAAAGAATTTATCAATGTTGCCATGTCTATAGACCCTGAAGCGAAGATG ATAAAAAATGATGAAGGACGCATCGAGAAGTGGGTTCTAAGAAGGGCATTTGATGAGGAAGAACATCCCTATCTGCCAAAG CATATCCTCTACAGACAAAAAGAACAGTTCAGTGATGGTGTTGGTTATAGTTGGATCGATGGTCTCAAAGCCCATACTGCCCGACAT GTGACCGATAAGATGATGTCCAATGCTTCTTTCATATTTCCTCACAACACACCAACTACAAAAGAAGCATATTACTACAGAATGATTTTCGAGAGGTTCTTCCCTCAG AACTCAGCTAGATTGACTGTTCCTGGAGGAGCAAGTGTGGCATGCAGCACTGCTAAAGCTGTTGAGTGGGACGCTGCCTGGAAAAACAACCTTGACCCTTCGGGCCGGGCTGCCTTGGGGGTTCATCTCTCAGCTTATGACGCAGAGACTCCCCTCAGCAACAAGCCATCCAAGGTTATTGATAGTATACCACGGATGATGGACTTTCCTGGAGTTGCCATACAGAGTTAA
- the LOC108454333 gene encoding asparagine synthetase [glutamine-hydrolyzing] 1-like isoform X1: MCGILAVLGCSDDSQAKRVRVLELSRRLKHRGPDWSGLYQHGDCYLAHQRLAIIDPASGDQPLFNEDKSVVVTVNGEIYNHEELRKKLANHKFRTGSDCDVIAHLYEQYGEDFVDMLDGIFSFVLLDTRDNSFIVARDAIGVTSLYIGWGLDGSVWISSELKGLNDDCEHFESFPPGHLYSSKSGGFRRWYNPPWFSEAIPSVPYDPLVLRRAFENAVTKRLMTDVPFGVLLSGGLDSSLVASITARYLAGTKAAKHWGAQLHSFCVGLEGSPDLKAAREVADYLGTVHHEFHFTVQDGIDAIEDVIYHIETYDVTTIRASTPMFLMSRKIKSLGVKMVISGEGSDEIFGGYLYFHKAPNKDEFHRETCRKIKALHQYDCLRANKATSAWGLEARVPFLDKEFINVAMSIDPEAKMIKNDEGRIEKWVLRRAFDEEEHPYLPKHILYRQKEQFSDGVGYSWIDGLKAHTARHVTDKMMSNASFIFPHNTPTTKEAYYYRMIFERFFPQNSARLTVPGGASVACSTAKAVEWDAAWKNNLDPSGRAALGVHLSAYDAETPLSNKPSKVIDSIPRMMDFPGVAIQS; encoded by the exons ATGTGTGGGATTTTAGCTGTTTTGGGTTGTTCTGATGATTCTCAGGCAAAAAGGGTTCGAGTGCTGGAACTTTCCCGCAG GCTGAAGCACCGTGGTCCTGACTGGAGTGGCCTCTACCAACATGGAGACTGTTATTTGGCCCATCAACGCCTTGCCATCATTGATCCTGCTTCTGGTGACCAACCTCTCTTTAATGAAGACAAGTCTGTTGTTGTCACT GTGAATGGAGAGATTTACAACCATGAAGAACTGAGGAAGAAGTTGGCCAACCACAAGTTCAGGACTGGCAGTGACTGTGATGTTATTGCCCATCTG TATGAGCAGTATGGTGAAGACTTTGTGGATATGTTGGATGGAATCTTCTCATTTGTGCTGCTGGATACCCGTGACAACAGCTTCATCGTTGCACGCGATGCTATCGGTGTCACCTCCCTCTATATTGGTTGGGGACTTGATG GTTCGGTTTGGATATCATCGGAATTGAAAGGGTTGAATGATGACTGTGAACACTTTGAAAGCTTTCCCCCTGGCCACTTGTACTCTAGCAAATCAGGAGGATTTAGAAGGTGGTACAATCCACCTTGGTTCTCTGAGGCCATTCCATCGGTTCCATATGATCCCCTAGTACTTAGACGTGCCTTTGAAAAT GCGGTGACCAAAAGACTGATGACTGATGTGCCTTTCGGAGTTTTGCTATCTGGAGGACTTGATTCATCATTGGTTGCTTCTATCACTGCTCGGTATTTGGCTGGTACCAAGGCTGCCAAACATTGGGGAGCTCAGCTCCATTCTTTCTGCGTTGGCCTAGAG GGTTCACCAGATTTGAAGGCAGCAAGGGAGGTTGCAGACTATCTGGGAACTGTccatcatgaatttcattttactgTTCAA GATGGAATCGATGCCATTGAAGATGTCATCTACCACATCGAAACATATGATGTCACCACGATCAGGGCAAGCACTCCTATGTTCCTGATGTCAAGAAAGATCAAGTCACTAGGTGTGAAGATGGTTATTTCTGGTGAAGGCTCCGATGAGATATTTGGTGGATACCTGTACTTCCACAAGGCACCAAATAAGGATGAATTCCACCGGGAGACATGCCGCAAG ATCAAGGCGCTTCACCAATATGATTGCCTGAGAGCTAACAAAGCAACATCCGCATGGGGATTAGAGGCACGAGTCCCCTTCTTAGACAAAGAATTTATCAATGTTGCCATGTCTATAGACCCTGAAGCGAAGATG ATAAAAAATGATGAAGGACGCATCGAGAAGTGGGTTCTAAGAAGGGCATTTGATGAGGAAGAACATCCCTATCTGCCAAAG CATATCCTCTACAGACAAAAAGAACAGTTCAGTGATGGTGTTGGTTATAGTTGGATCGATGGTCTCAAAGCCCATACTGCCCGACAT GTGACCGATAAGATGATGTCCAATGCTTCTTTCATATTTCCTCACAACACACCAACTACAAAAGAAGCATATTACTACAGAATGATTTTCGAGAGGTTCTTCCCTCAG AACTCAGCTAGATTGACTGTTCCTGGAGGAGCAAGTGTGGCATGCAGCACTGCTAAAGCTGTTGAGTGGGACGCTGCCTGGAAAAACAACCTTGACCCTTCGGGCCGGGCTGCCTTGGGGGTTCATCTCTCAGCTTATGACGCAGAGACTCCCCTCAGCAACAAGCCATCCAAGGTTATTGATAGTATACCACGGATGATGGACTTTCCTGGAGTTGCCATACAGAGTTAA